A genomic segment from Sporichthyaceae bacterium encodes:
- a CDS encoding helix-turn-helix domain-containing protein: MPVQLYTVDEAAQRLNTTTRFIRRLIAERRIAFTKVGRHVRIESDVLDDFIAAGRVEPDPGGPQLPSTRCFDRSIWPESGQNVR, from the coding sequence ATGCCAGTGCAGCTCTACACCGTCGACGAGGCTGCGCAACGGCTGAACACGACCACTCGATTCATCCGGCGCCTGATCGCCGAACGGCGCATCGCCTTCACGAAGGTCGGCCGCCACGTCCGCATCGAGTCCGACGTCCTCGACGACTTCATCGCCGCCGGGCGAGTAGAACCGGATCCAGGAGGCCCGCAACTGCCCTCGACGCGCTGCTTTGACCGCTCGATCTGGCCAGAATCTGGCCAAAATGTTCGATGA